One Rhodothermus bifroesti DNA window includes the following coding sequences:
- a CDS encoding LON peptidase substrate-binding domain-containing protein produces the protein MERLPLFPLGVVLYPGERLPLHIFEPRYRDLIRDCLAQDVPFGIVLAEEGRLARVGSTARITRILARYADGRMDILVTGEERFRIVQLYSDRPYLTADVERIVEPFEAPQHALRERLITQHMRLLELVGQTVRPALYQDVRYLSYVVASNAGLTLEQQQEVLELLTENERLAYLVAHLERLLPQVEQMESVRRRIQSNGHFPPSSDT, from the coding sequence ATGGAACGATTACCCTTGTTTCCACTTGGCGTAGTGCTTTATCCAGGCGAGCGCCTGCCGCTCCATATTTTTGAGCCCCGTTATCGGGATTTGATCCGCGATTGTTTAGCGCAGGATGTCCCGTTTGGGATTGTGCTGGCCGAGGAAGGACGCCTGGCGCGCGTTGGCTCGACTGCGCGCATTACGCGGATCCTAGCCCGCTATGCGGACGGGCGCATGGACATTCTGGTGACGGGTGAGGAGCGGTTTCGCATCGTGCAGCTCTATTCGGACCGGCCTTATTTGACTGCCGACGTGGAACGCATCGTGGAGCCTTTTGAGGCACCGCAGCACGCGCTGCGCGAGCGGCTCATTACGCAGCATATGCGCCTGTTGGAGCTTGTGGGGCAGACAGTGCGGCCTGCACTTTACCAGGATGTGCGCTATCTGTCGTATGTCGTGGCTTCCAATGCCGGACTAACCCTGGAGCAGCAACAGGAAGTGCTAGAACTGCTGACCGAAAATGAGCGCCTGGCCTATCTTGTAGCACATCTGGAACGCTTGCTTCCACAGGTAGAACAGATGGAATCGGTGCGCCGGCGCATTCAATCGAATGGACATTTTCCACCTTCTTCAGATACGTAA
- the asd gene encoding aspartate-semialdehyde dehydrogenase, producing the protein MTAPKFRVGILGATGAVGQKFVELLADHPWFEITVLAASDRSSGKPYREAAHWIGSRPIPPQVAEQEVVPISTELDCDFVFSGLSADVAGEIELMLAEAGYPVISNARNYRMREDVPLLIPEINPTHTALIERQPWKANGGFIVTNPNCSTVGLVCALYPLIQAFGVEQVHVTTLQALSGAGYPGVPSLDATANVIPFISGEEEKMATEPRKILGRLVDGRVEPAALRISAQCNRVPVLEGHLECISVKLSQPASAETVRDVLAAFRSPIADLGLPTAPERLLQVFDEPHFPQPRRHAELGRGMTVSVGRIRPCEVFDVKFVALVHNTIRGAAGGAVLNAELLVRQGYLKPRRAPVVAEA; encoded by the coding sequence ATGACTGCACCGAAGTTTCGTGTAGGCATTCTAGGCGCCACAGGTGCCGTAGGCCAAAAATTTGTTGAACTCTTGGCCGATCATCCTTGGTTTGAGATCACCGTGCTAGCTGCATCGGACCGTTCGTCCGGCAAACCTTACCGCGAAGCAGCTCACTGGATCGGCAGTCGACCGATTCCCCCACAGGTAGCCGAGCAGGAAGTCGTACCTATTTCGACCGAGCTGGATTGTGACTTTGTGTTTTCTGGTCTTAGTGCCGATGTGGCAGGAGAGATTGAGCTTATGCTCGCCGAGGCCGGCTATCCCGTGATTTCTAATGCCCGCAACTATCGCATGCGGGAGGATGTGCCGCTGCTTATCCCAGAGATTAACCCTACGCACACGGCGCTTATCGAGCGCCAGCCCTGGAAAGCCAACGGCGGGTTTATTGTCACGAACCCTAACTGTTCTACCGTAGGGTTGGTGTGTGCGCTTTATCCACTCATTCAAGCCTTTGGTGTTGAACAGGTGCACGTAACTACGCTTCAGGCCCTCTCGGGCGCAGGGTATCCAGGCGTGCCTTCGCTCGATGCTACGGCCAACGTGATTCCGTTTATCAGCGGTGAAGAAGAAAAAATGGCTACCGAGCCGCGTAAGATTCTGGGACGGTTGGTAGACGGCCGCGTAGAGCCAGCGGCTTTGCGCATCAGTGCACAGTGCAATCGTGTACCGGTGCTTGAAGGGCATCTGGAGTGCATTTCAGTCAAACTTAGCCAGCCAGCTTCAGCCGAAACCGTGCGTGACGTGCTTGCTGCGTTCCGGAGCCCTATTGCTGATCTAGGATTACCTACAGCTCCGGAGCGATTGCTGCAGGTTTTTGATGAGCCGCATTTCCCGCAGCCGCGGCGGCATGCTGAGCTTGGGCGAGGAATGACGGTTTCTGTTGGACGTATTCGCCCGTGCGAAGTATTCGACGTGAAGTTCGTGGCCCTGGTGCACAACACGATCCGTGGCGCTGCTGGTGGTGCTGTGCTCAATGCCGAACTCTTGGTGCGTCAAGGCTACCTGAAACCTCGCCGGGCGCCCGTCGTAGCCGAGGCCTGA
- a CDS encoding O-acetylhomoserine aminocarboxypropyltransferase/cysteine synthase family protein, which translates to MPTSPFDRPLRFETLQVHAGQEPDPATQARAVPIYATTSYVFKDADHAARLFALQEFGNIYTRIMNPTTDVFERRVAALEGGVAALATSSGQAAQFLALTTLAEAGDNIVSTSYLYGGTYNQFKVSFPRIGIEVRFAEGDDPETIARLIDERTKAVYVETIGNPRFNIPDFERIAEVAHQHGVPLVVDNTFGACGYLCRPIAFGADIVLHSATKWIGGHGTTIGGVIVDAGTFPWDNGRFPAFTEPAPGYHGLNFWETFGPQGVLGVNVAFILRARVEGMRDFGPCPNPFGSFLLLQGLETLSLRVQRSCDNALALARWLREQPEVAWVSYPGLEDHPYHERAKKYLRNGFGAVLAFGLKGGYEAGRAFVSQVRLASLLANVGDAKTLVIHPASTTHQQLTAEEQLAAGVTPDMVRVSVGIEHIDDIKEDFAQALAQCSLAKAA; encoded by the coding sequence ATGCCGACTTCGCCGTTTGACCGTCCGTTGCGCTTCGAAACGTTGCAGGTACATGCTGGACAGGAGCCCGACCCCGCTACGCAGGCACGCGCTGTCCCGATCTATGCAACCACTTCGTATGTGTTCAAAGATGCCGACCACGCTGCTCGGTTGTTTGCGTTGCAGGAATTCGGCAATATCTACACCCGCATCATGAACCCCACGACCGACGTATTTGAACGTCGCGTAGCAGCCCTAGAAGGTGGGGTAGCAGCCCTGGCCACTTCAAGCGGTCAGGCGGCACAGTTTCTGGCGCTTACGACCCTGGCCGAGGCTGGAGACAACATTGTTTCGACCAGCTACCTTTACGGCGGCACGTATAACCAGTTTAAAGTCTCTTTTCCACGGATCGGCATTGAAGTGCGTTTTGCTGAGGGAGATGATCCGGAAACGATAGCACGGCTGATCGATGAGCGCACCAAGGCCGTGTACGTCGAAACGATTGGCAATCCAAGGTTTAATATTCCTGACTTTGAGCGCATTGCCGAGGTGGCGCATCAGCATGGCGTACCCTTGGTGGTCGACAACACTTTTGGTGCGTGCGGCTACTTGTGCCGTCCGATTGCTTTTGGTGCCGATATTGTGTTGCATTCTGCCACGAAGTGGATCGGCGGCCATGGTACAACGATTGGCGGCGTTATTGTGGATGCCGGGACGTTCCCTTGGGATAATGGTCGCTTTCCTGCTTTTACGGAGCCTGCCCCAGGGTATCATGGCCTGAACTTCTGGGAAACGTTTGGTCCGCAAGGTGTACTGGGGGTAAATGTGGCCTTTATCCTCCGAGCTCGGGTAGAAGGGATGCGCGATTTTGGCCCGTGCCCAAATCCGTTTGGTTCGTTTTTGCTGCTTCAAGGGCTAGAGACACTTTCGCTGCGCGTGCAGCGGAGCTGCGACAATGCCTTAGCGCTAGCCCGCTGGTTGCGTGAGCAACCCGAGGTGGCTTGGGTCAGCTATCCTGGGTTGGAAGATCATCCTTATCATGAGCGGGCCAAAAAGTACCTGCGTAACGGCTTTGGAGCCGTCTTGGCGTTTGGGCTGAAAGGCGGCTATGAAGCGGGTCGCGCTTTTGTGAGCCAGGTGCGCCTGGCCAGTTTGCTGGCGAACGTAGGTGATGCTAAAACGCTGGTGATTCATCCGGCGTCAACGACGCATCAGCAGCTAACGGCCGAAGAACAATTGGCTGCTGGTGTAACGCCCGACATGGTGCGTGTATCGGTTGGTATTGAACACATCGACGACATTAAGGAAGACTTCGCACAGGCGCTGGCACAGTGTTCCCTGGCCAAAGCGGCTTAA
- a CDS encoding DUF192 domain-containing protein — MLRVVLMGAFALLLAGCGRKTQPAPPSLTGRMIPFREDGTLAFVRNQDTLVTIKIEIADTDSTRQRGLMERYALPERSGMLFIFEREEMLGFWMANTPLSLDIIFVNADSQIVSIAKYTRPYSTENISSRYPAQFVVEVPAGFADTYGLVEGDRLRWRRYPTTPVAARNP; from the coding sequence ATGCTTCGCGTCGTGCTTATGGGCGCTTTTGCCCTCTTGCTGGCAGGCTGTGGACGCAAAACCCAACCTGCGCCACCTTCGCTTACAGGTCGCATGATTCCCTTTCGGGAAGATGGGACGTTAGCTTTTGTGCGCAATCAGGATACGCTGGTCACCATTAAGATCGAAATCGCCGATACCGACTCGACGCGTCAGCGTGGCCTCATGGAGCGCTATGCCCTTCCAGAACGGAGTGGTATGCTGTTTATTTTTGAGCGCGAGGAAATGCTGGGCTTCTGGATGGCCAATACACCGCTGTCACTGGACATTATTTTTGTTAATGCCGACTCGCAGATCGTCTCAATAGCGAAGTACACCCGTCCTTACTCAACCGAAAACATTTCTTCGCGCTATCCTGCTCAGTTTGTAGTAGAAGTGCCGGCCGGTTTTGCAGATACCTACGGCCTTGTAGAAGGCGACCGCCTACGCTGGAGGCGCTACCCCACAACACCAGTAGCTGCCCGCAATCCATAA
- a CDS encoding aspartate kinase, which yields MDLHDHSRAGLEHAAGAERNSGLKVLKFGGTSVGSPEMIARVAELIAQAAATHRVVVVVSARAGVTNTLVAAYEALEAGTLDIEALLALLRQEHRALAAVLKDDPALRQGYMSVLEAELKRLHEALQAAQAQSDAAWRDEVLAAGERLMAPLLAATLKARGLSAFAQDATALLVTDRMHGAASVDLEASRVRVMSWFARLSPHSVPVVTGFIGATPEGRTTTLGRGGSDYSAAVLAALLKASVLERWTDVDGLYTEDPRKNPQAEHYDTLVLEEAWAWNQAGRLGMHRKALDPLVAAGIPVHIRSTLAPERPGTWLIPAQPPQALAV from the coding sequence ATGGATCTCCACGATCATTCCCGAGCAGGCCTGGAGCATGCCGCAGGCGCGGAGCGAAACAGCGGTCTGAAAGTGCTCAAGTTCGGGGGAACTTCGGTGGGCAGCCCGGAAATGATCGCCCGCGTAGCGGAGCTCATTGCTCAGGCAGCTGCGACCCATCGCGTTGTTGTGGTCGTTTCGGCGCGAGCCGGCGTAACCAACACGCTGGTAGCCGCCTATGAGGCCCTTGAGGCAGGCACGCTGGACATCGAGGCACTTTTGGCTTTGCTACGGCAAGAGCATCGCGCGTTGGCTGCTGTGTTGAAGGACGATCCAGCGCTGCGACAAGGGTACATGTCGGTGCTTGAGGCGGAGCTCAAGCGTTTGCATGAAGCCCTTCAGGCGGCCCAGGCCCAATCGGATGCGGCCTGGCGGGATGAGGTGCTAGCTGCCGGCGAACGCTTGATGGCACCCCTGCTGGCTGCCACCCTGAAGGCGCGTGGGCTGTCGGCATTTGCGCAAGATGCCACCGCACTGCTGGTGACCGATCGCATGCATGGCGCGGCTAGTGTCGACCTAGAAGCTTCACGCGTGCGCGTCATGTCCTGGTTTGCTCGGCTTAGTCCGCACAGCGTGCCAGTGGTGACTGGTTTTATCGGCGCAACGCCTGAAGGCCGTACCACGACCCTAGGGCGTGGTGGCAGCGACTACTCGGCGGCCGTGCTGGCAGCTTTGCTGAAGGCGAGCGTGCTGGAACGCTGGACCGATGTAGACGGCTTGTATACGGAAGATCCACGCAAAAATCCGCAAGCCGAACACTACGATACCCTGGTGTTGGAAGAAGCCTGGGCTTGGAATCAAGCTGGGCGCTTGGGCATGCACCGCAAAGCCCTCGATCCACTGGTGGCTGCAGGCATTCCGGTACATATTCGTTCAACGCTTGCCCCAGAGCGACCAGGTACCTGGCTGATTCCAGCACAACCCCCACAGGCACTTGCCGTATAA
- a CDS encoding citrate synthase: MPTAKLLLEDTTVELPVIVGTEGERAIDIRTLRRQTGYITYDPGLANTGSCQSTITFIDGEAGVLRYRGYSIEDLVEHSSFVEVSYLLIYGELPTREQLEQFQYRLTRHSLLHEDMKKFFEGYPPSAHPMSVLSAMVASLSTYYPDSTDPEITELNMIRLLAKLKTIAAFSYKKSIGQPYVYPRNDLSYTADFLHMMFAVPSESYEVPPLFEKVLDVLLILHADHEQNCSTSTVRMVGSSGADLFASIAAGISALSGPLHGGANQAVIQMLEMIHQDGGNYQKYLARAKDPNDPFRLMGFGHRVYKNFDPRARLIKKLVDQVFTEMGINDPLLEIAQKLELAALEDEYFIERKLYPNVDFYSGILYRAMGIPTNMYTVLFAMGRLPGWIAQWKEMREDPDTRIYRPRQIYQGHPQRPYVPLQAR, translated from the coding sequence ATGCCGACCGCCAAACTGCTTCTTGAAGATACTACCGTTGAGTTGCCGGTTATCGTAGGCACCGAAGGGGAGCGCGCTATCGACATCCGTACCTTACGGCGCCAAACTGGTTACATCACCTACGATCCAGGCCTGGCAAATACGGGTTCGTGCCAGAGCACCATCACGTTCATTGATGGTGAGGCAGGCGTGCTCCGCTACCGTGGCTACAGCATTGAAGACTTGGTCGAACACTCCTCCTTTGTGGAAGTCAGTTACCTCTTGATCTACGGTGAACTGCCCACCCGGGAGCAATTGGAGCAGTTTCAGTACCGACTTACCCGTCACAGCCTGCTCCACGAAGACATGAAAAAGTTTTTTGAGGGCTATCCTCCCAGCGCACATCCGATGAGCGTTTTGTCGGCCATGGTGGCCTCGCTGTCAACATATTATCCGGACTCAACCGATCCGGAAATTACAGAGCTAAACATGATCCGGCTGCTGGCCAAGTTAAAAACCATCGCTGCCTTTTCCTACAAAAAGTCCATCGGCCAGCCCTACGTGTACCCCCGCAACGACCTGAGCTACACGGCCGACTTTCTACACATGATGTTTGCCGTGCCCTCGGAGTCCTACGAAGTGCCGCCTCTTTTCGAAAAGGTTCTCGACGTTTTGCTTATCCTGCATGCCGACCACGAACAAAACTGCAGCACCTCAACGGTGCGCATGGTAGGCAGTAGTGGTGCTGATTTGTTTGCTTCGATTGCGGCCGGCATCAGCGCTTTGTCTGGCCCCCTGCATGGAGGAGCCAACCAGGCAGTTATCCAGATGCTCGAAATGATCCACCAAGATGGGGGCAACTATCAAAAGTATCTTGCGCGCGCCAAAGACCCTAACGATCCCTTCCGCCTGATGGGCTTTGGGCATCGCGTCTATAAAAACTTTGACCCACGGGCTCGCCTAATTAAAAAGCTCGTGGATCAAGTTTTTACTGAAATGGGCATAAACGATCCGCTTTTGGAAATTGCTCAAAAACTCGAGCTTGCTGCCCTTGAGGACGAGTACTTCATTGAGCGCAAGCTGTATCCGAACGTAGACTTCTACAGTGGCATCCTCTACCGGGCGATGGGGATTCCCACCAACATGTACACGGTGCTGTTTGCCATGGGCCGCCTCCCAGGCTGGATAGCCCAATGGAAAGAAATGCGTGAAGACCCCGACACGCGCATTTACCGGCCGCGGCAGATTTACCAAGGTCACCCACAGCGGCCCTACGTCCCCTTGCAAGCTCGGTAA
- a CDS encoding MBL fold metallo-hydrolase — MTMPKIGPYTLHAIETGRFRLDGGAMFGIVPKPLWERYAPADARNRIVLNMRCLLLESSNRLVLIDNGLGDAFDAKFQDLYAVDYEYAELHRSLQALGFSAADVTDVVLTHLHFDHCGGSTRQGRDRQEIAFPNATFYVQERHWSWARRPHLRERASFLQEKLSVLEASGQLQLLKGPGEVLPGVFVEVVNGHTEAQQLVRITGPEGTLVFVADLIPTAVHVRPLWNMGYDIRPLVTIEEKLAFLEQAAAQGWQLFFEHDPEIAVVSLQHSEQGIVAVHPRSLEEVF; from the coding sequence ATGACTATGCCTAAAATTGGTCCGTATACCCTACATGCAATAGAAACAGGACGATTTCGACTCGATGGGGGCGCGATGTTTGGGATTGTGCCCAAACCCCTTTGGGAGCGTTATGCCCCGGCCGATGCACGCAATCGCATTGTACTCAACATGCGCTGCTTGCTCTTAGAGAGCAGCAATCGGCTGGTGCTTATCGATAACGGTCTAGGAGATGCGTTTGATGCCAAATTTCAAGACCTTTATGCTGTCGATTACGAATATGCCGAACTGCACCGGTCACTACAGGCTTTAGGCTTTTCGGCAGCAGACGTAACCGATGTGGTGCTGACGCATTTACACTTCGATCACTGCGGGGGGAGTACGCGGCAAGGCCGGGATCGGCAGGAGATTGCATTTCCGAATGCCACATTTTATGTTCAGGAGCGGCATTGGTCTTGGGCTAGGCGTCCCCATTTGCGTGAACGGGCATCGTTTTTGCAGGAAAAACTATCTGTACTAGAGGCCTCGGGTCAGCTTCAGCTCTTAAAGGGTCCGGGTGAAGTGCTTCCAGGAGTTTTTGTGGAAGTGGTAAACGGACATACCGAAGCCCAGCAGCTCGTTCGGATTACAGGTCCGGAGGGCACACTGGTGTTTGTGGCTGACCTTATTCCGACGGCAGTGCATGTGCGGCCGCTCTGGAACATGGGATATGACATTCGTCCTCTAGTAACGATTGAAGAAAAGCTGGCTTTTCTGGAGCAGGCTGCAGCGCAGGGATGGCAATTGTTTTTTGAGCACGATCCTGAAATTGCCGTGGTGAGCCTGCAGCATTCGGAGCAAGGCATTGTGGCTGTGCATCCACGTTCGCTGGAGGAGGTCTTTTGA
- a CDS encoding histidine kinase dimerization/phospho-acceptor domain-containing protein has translation MEASQVRVLLVADDTGGEMRRGLEAYGLQVEVCSVALLETRLRETTWHGVVLGDLSEGLLSFCLRQLQGHQPPLPVLLWQQAELPRLVASLAAEGRLRVALPGQTETLRAWAQALTMRAHLTPEERLQWLRQELSRLNHDLKNPLAIIAGNAQFMQELLRLSSDPADWTGPVADILEACERINALLQRLGALRDALPES, from the coding sequence ATGGAAGCATCGCAAGTGCGCGTGCTCTTGGTAGCCGACGATACAGGGGGTGAAATGCGTCGAGGACTTGAAGCTTATGGTCTTCAGGTCGAAGTTTGTTCTGTTGCCTTATTGGAAACGCGCTTGCGGGAAACGACTTGGCATGGTGTGGTTTTGGGAGACCTATCGGAAGGCCTACTGAGCTTTTGTCTTCGACAGCTTCAGGGCCATCAGCCTCCGCTACCCGTGTTGTTGTGGCAGCAGGCGGAGCTTCCCAGGCTGGTGGCCTCGCTGGCGGCTGAGGGTCGGTTGCGCGTAGCCTTGCCTGGCCAAACAGAAACGCTTCGCGCTTGGGCCCAGGCATTAACCATGCGTGCGCACCTAACGCCTGAGGAACGGTTGCAGTGGTTGCGACAGGAGCTTTCCCGGCTCAATCACGACCTAAAGAATCCACTGGCGATTATTGCCGGTAATGCCCAGTTTATGCAGGAGCTGCTGCGCTTGTCCAGCGATCCGGCGGATTGGACAGGACCGGTAGCCGACATTTTAGAGGCTTGCGAACGGATTAACGCGTTGTTGCAACGCTTAGGAGCGCTGCGCGATGCGTTGCCAGAGTCCTAA
- a CDS encoding GNAT family N-acetyltransferase has protein sequence MQEIIVRPASWRDAAAVEGLWCRLLEEQAALEPRFAPADDARRRWRNDFMLWVRDRIYCIYVADREGELVGFISAHQWSPPPIYRQELEVYIDELYVLPNYRRLGIGSRLVAAVRAWAAQLGAQRLRLGVLAANQEGLRFWTQQHAQPFAVTLTIPLRDFQAQKAET, from the coding sequence ATGCAAGAGATCATCGTGCGGCCAGCAAGCTGGCGCGATGCAGCGGCCGTGGAAGGACTTTGGTGCCGGTTGCTGGAAGAGCAGGCAGCCCTGGAGCCACGCTTTGCGCCGGCCGACGACGCTCGGCGGCGTTGGCGCAACGATTTTATGCTGTGGGTACGAGATCGCATCTACTGCATCTATGTGGCCGACCGAGAGGGGGAGCTCGTAGGCTTCATCTCCGCACACCAGTGGAGTCCGCCGCCTATTTATCGGCAAGAACTAGAAGTGTACATCGACGAGCTTTATGTGCTGCCGAACTATCGCCGGCTCGGTATTGGAAGCCGCTTGGTTGCCGCAGTGCGGGCATGGGCAGCGCAGCTTGGGGCACAACGCCTGCGGCTGGGCGTCCTGGCAGCTAACCAAGAAGGACTCCGTTTCTGGACACAACAGCATGCCCAGCCTTTTGCCGTGACGCTTACGATCCCTTTGCGGGATTTTCAAGCGCAAAAGGCGGAAACCTAA
- the metX gene encoding homoserine O-acetyltransferase MetX codes for MTQTFMLPEFTLESGVVLRQVPVAYRTWGHLNREGTNALVVCHALTGSADVDQWWGDLLGPGKAFDTNRFFVVCANVLGSPYGTASPLTINPATGRPYGPEFPQVTIRDTVRLHRCLLEHLGVQQVAVVVGGSMGGMQVLEWAFFGDYVRSIVPIAVGGRHSAWCIAWSEAQRQAIYADPRWQGGYYDPNAPPVQGLATARMMAMISYRSYQSFEARFGRRRMVRDTEELFAIESYLRYQGEKLVRRFDANCYVRLTQKMDSHDVSRGRGPYPEVLAEIRQPALVVGIDSDVLYPLVEQEELVNHLPNASLYVLHSPHGHDAFLIETKILNEVLHEWISTIIPEQAWSMPQARSETAV; via the coding sequence ATGACACAAACCTTCATGCTCCCAGAATTTACCCTGGAAAGTGGGGTTGTGCTTCGCCAGGTACCGGTGGCCTACCGGACGTGGGGCCATCTGAACCGGGAAGGAACAAACGCCTTGGTCGTCTGTCATGCCCTGACCGGTAGCGCAGATGTGGATCAGTGGTGGGGAGATTTGCTAGGACCCGGCAAGGCTTTCGACACCAATCGGTTTTTTGTGGTCTGTGCAAATGTGCTGGGCTCACCCTACGGGACGGCCTCGCCGCTTACGATCAATCCGGCTACAGGCCGTCCTTATGGGCCTGAATTCCCCCAAGTAACTATCCGCGACACGGTTCGCCTGCATCGATGTCTGCTAGAGCACTTAGGCGTGCAGCAGGTGGCCGTTGTGGTGGGGGGATCGATGGGAGGGATGCAAGTGTTGGAATGGGCCTTTTTTGGAGACTACGTGCGGTCTATTGTACCTATTGCTGTAGGCGGTCGCCATTCGGCCTGGTGTATTGCCTGGAGTGAGGCGCAACGCCAGGCCATCTATGCCGACCCGCGCTGGCAAGGGGGATACTACGATCCTAATGCTCCACCAGTGCAGGGGCTGGCAACGGCCCGTATGATGGCAATGATCTCCTACCGCTCTTACCAGTCCTTCGAGGCACGTTTTGGGCGGCGCCGCATGGTACGCGACACCGAAGAACTCTTTGCCATCGAAAGTTACCTGCGTTACCAAGGCGAAAAGCTGGTGCGGCGCTTTGACGCAAACTGTTACGTGCGGCTAACCCAGAAGATGGATTCGCACGACGTGTCGCGAGGCAGAGGCCCATATCCCGAAGTGTTGGCCGAAATTCGCCAGCCAGCCCTGGTCGTGGGTATTGACTCGGACGTGCTCTACCCCCTGGTCGAACAGGAAGAGCTGGTCAACCATTTGCCCAATGCTTCCCTCTACGTGTTGCACTCGCCCCATGGGCATGATGCCTTTTTGATCGAAACAAAAATCCTCAACGAAGTCTTGCACGAATGGATCTCCACGATCATTCCCGAGCAGGCCTGGAGCATGCCGCAGGCGCGGAGCGAAACAGCGGTCTGA